The window tgttattttgagttatattcataacacgttatcaacacgatTGTCACCTTCATTTTCACAATCACATCCTAGTTGTATTCGATTCTCCTTCAGGTATATCACTATATATTCTTTTAGTTTATGGTAATATATATGCACCAATATGCTATTTATTAACAAATTCATATACTGTTAAGCATTTATTTTAGTTGTTCATGTTATTGAAATTCTCTTACCTTACTTATTGTTAAAGAAAATATAAGATATAGATCTTAAGTGCGTTAAActaacaaaaataatttaataaatatgtATGGACTTGCTTAGAGCAAAACTTATCTTCAAGAcattcttcaaaaataaaatagtaaTAACCAAGGTGACAAAGTAATTATTGTACATACTAGTTTAAATTACTTTACAATTGGTGGAAAGTAATATTTGAATATATTCACTCTTATCACCGTATATGGTTATTCCTCAAATCCATATTTATAATAAATTACTTTTCTTTTACCATACTAAATATATCTCTTTGTGTTTATTCATATACTCCATAATTCTTAtttatttgacatatatattatatgttactttttatacttcttctttttttatactACATGTTTGAAGTGATCAACTTCTTAATTAGTTGTCTGATTTATTTTTACAAGTATATTTtcattgaaaattatttttattcgTTCTAACTCATTTACTTTTGTGATTAGTTTCAATATGTCAAACTTGTCAAAGCTTGAATTCGTGGCACTAGACATTACCGGAAAAAATTATTTATCATGggtccttgatgctgaaattcaccttgacgctaaaggtcttggaaatactattatacaagaaaatgaagcatcaaatcaggataaagcgaaggccatgattttccttcgtcatcatctacacgaagggttaaaaactgaatatttaactgtaaaagatccacttgagttatggattaatttgaaagATCGATATGACtacctaaaacttacggtattaccgaaagctcgatatgagtggatacatttaaggttgcaagactttaaaatcgtaagtgagtataattcggctatctttaaagtaagttctctattaaaattatgtggagacactatcacagatgaggacttattagaaaaaatattttctactttttacgcttcaaatgtggtgctacaacagcaataccgtgaaaaaggttttaagaaatattctgagttaatcacatgtctacttgtggcagagcagaataatactctattaatgaaaaatcatgaagcacGTCCCACTGGGTCAGCACCATTCCCGAAAGTGAATGCTGTAGCAGCATAtaataagtctgaaagaaaataaaataattaccgtggtcgtggacTCGTAGACGTGGGCATGGCAGGGGACGAAACAATTATCATCATTATGGTGGAAATAGacaggagaacaataagggttctcaaattaatctttcaaaaggtaaaattagTATGTGTCATCGATGTGGTATGAAAAGTCATTGGGCACGTATTTGTCGTACGCCAGattattttgtcaaactttatcaagcctcccttagaaagaaagaaaataatgtggaggcacacttgaccttttaaaataatgatgatgaagaaggtccctcaaacaaatatgattcagaggcacatcttgcatataaagatgatgattttggaggcctagcaaatattactcatttagaagctggagacttctttgaggatactaactgaagaactaatcatcttaccGGGAATGAAGCTATAATAAAAGTTGTCATTTtgttatgtttgcaactagtttatttttcttaagtgtattttcctaatgtaTCATGTGTTGTtagtttctacattcctaatgtatttcttaatatatattttgtttgtcttttatatttcttataatgtactttttgattttttttattgaagaatatgaaaatttctcagtcttcagttggactcaagattaataaagatgatatatatCTTCTGGATAGTGCAATACACACTATTTTaagagataagagatatttctcttatttggtaatgaaagaagccaATGTtgatacaatatccggtagtaaaaaattaattaaaggttccagaagagccaatttattactaccaggaggaacaaatttggctattgatgaagcattatattgtagtaaatctcaaagaaacttattaagtttcaaagatattcgccaaaatggctaccatattgagactacaaatgatgaaaatattgaatatctttatattactataataatGTCTTaaaatgttacctgctctttcctccggcttatactacacaagtattagcagaaTTGAAACGCATGCTATAGTAAATGaaaagtttactaatcaagataattttattatttggcatgaccggttggatcATCCTGGTTCTACTATGAtgcataaaataattgagaattcacatggacatttAATGAAGAACcaaaagattcttcaatttaaagaattctcttgtgctgcatatTCTCAAggcaaattaattattagaccatcagctattaaagttaggatggaatcccctacATTTCtgaacgtatacagggtgatatatgtgggcccattcaccctccatATGGGCCATTcagatattatatggttttggtagatgcatctacaagatggtcacgtgtgtgcttactatcaactcgcaatatggcatttgcgagattgttggctcaaataataaagctaagagcacaatttccagattatgcaattaagacaatttatcttgataatactggtgagtttacatcccaagcctttaatgattattgtatatcaactgggataacaattgagcatccggttgcttatgttcatacacaaaatggtctagcggaatcattgatcaaacacCTCCAATTAaatgctagaccaatgcttatgagaacaaaacttcctatttcagtatggggtcatgctattttacATGCAGCAGtacttgtgcggataaggcccacaagttatcataaagtctccctaTTGTAATTGGCTTTtagtcaggagccaaatatttctcatcttagaatctttggttgtgcgatatatgttccaattgctccaccacaacgcacaaagatgggtccccaaagaaggttaggagtatatgttgggtatgaatctccttctattataaaatatctggagtctatgactggagatttatttacagcAAGATTTtttgattgtcattttgatgaatcagtatacccaatattagggggagaaaataagcagctaaGAAAGGAGATAGATTGAAATATATTATCactatctcatttagatcctcgaacaaatcaatgtgaacaagaggttcaaaagataattcatttgcaaaatattgcaaatcaactgccagatgcattcactgacctaccaagggtgactaaatCACATATTCCAGTTgttaatgctccaattcgagtggATATCCCGGtaggacaattaattaaagcaaatgaatTTAAACcacgcttgaaacgtggtagacctaTGGGTTCTAAGGATAAAAATACTAGAAAaaaaaggagcaaatgatcaaagtgaTCATAATACGGGGGTAGTGACTCAAGAAGAGCACAAAgacataacaaatgataaaacctcaagggaggtccaggtacctgaaaatgataagaatggagagatctcaataagttatgtctcaacggaaaaaagatggaaccgaaataatattgttatcgataacgtttttgcttataatgtcgctattgaaataatgcaacaagatgaggatcttgaaccaaaatctgttgATGAATGTAgatagagaaatgattggccaaaatgggaAGATTCTATCCAGGCAGAATTAACTTCACTtgcgaaacgtgaagtttttgggtcTGTAGTCCAAACAACaaatggtgttaagcctgttggctataaatgggtttttgtacgtaaaaggaatgagaaaaatgaggtacaaagatataaggcacgccttgttgcataaggattttcacaaaggcctggtatCGATTATGAAGAGAAGTATTCTcatgttatggatgctataacgttccattatctcattagttttgctgtccatgaaaatcttgacatgcatttaatggatgtggttacagcctacctttacggctcacttgataatgagatatacatgaaaatttcccagggatttaaaatgcctgacgcaCATAATTCGAACtcccgaaaaatattttcaatcaaattgcaaagatctttgtatggtttaaagcaatcaggtagaatgtggtataaccgccttaatgagtatttattaaaggaaggttatataaatgataccatttgtccatgtgtttttataaagaaaacaacatcggagtttgttgtacttgctgtatatgttgatggcataaaccttattggaactcctacagaactccaaaaggcaattgattatttaaaaaaGGAATTTGAGATAAAAGATCTCGGAAAAACAAAATTATGTCTTAGTTTGCAAATTAAAAATTTGGCAAACGGGacatttgttcatcaatctgcctacatagaaaaggtattgaaacggttttacatggatggagcacatccattaagtactccgatgattgttcgatcacttgatgtgaataaggacccgttccgacctcaagaaaagaatgaagaacttcttggtcctgaagtactatatcttagtgcaattggtgcacttatgtatcttgctaacactacaaggcctgacataactttttcagttaatgtcttagcaagatataactcttctcctacaaggagacattggaatggaatcacacacatattgcggtatctaaaagggactatcgatatgggattattttatggcaatgattgcagtcccgatcttgttggttatgccgatgctgggtatttatctgacccgcataaggctcgatctcaaacaggctatgtttTTACATATGGAGGCGCTGCCATATCTtagcgatcgactaagcaatcaatagtggctacttcatctaatcatgctgagataattgctattcatgaagcaagtcgagaatgtgtatggttgaggtctataatacaccttattcgagacaaatgtggtttgaagtgcgATAAATTACCCACAATtttatatgaagacaatgcaacatgcataacccaattgaaaggaggattcataaaaggggataggacaaaacacatttcaccaaagttatttttcacacatgatcttcaaaagaatggtgatctcaatgtgcaacagatccgttcaagtgataatatggctgatttgcttaccaaatctctaccgacgtcaactttcaagaaactagtgtacaagattgggatgcgaaagctcaaggatgtgaattgatgctctcatcagagggagttaatacgcgttgaactctttttcccttacaagattttgtcccattgggtttttcttgaaaggtttttaacgaggcaaccaaaaggcgtatttctaaacatgtgtactctttttccttcactatgaattttttttttccataagattatttcctaataaggttttagcgagtcacattatctatggacatccaaggaggagtgttataagagaaatcaaattatgttggatgtctactcttcctccatgatcttctcaaatgcttaatgacatattcaatgacatatttctatgcttaatgacatattcaatgacatatttttattcacttttcatgcctatataaagaccttgtaatagatagaaaaaaacatacaattgaagaagaaataagaatctctcttcctctctttctctctatatctcttaatttgtttttccttgttcgatattgttattttgagttatatttaTAATAGAATGAATTTACTCATGTTAATCCTGTGTTAATCTTTAACCAATAATAGGAAAAAAGAATCCAACTGTTTGTCCTTTTGGTTAATAATTATTGCTCCATTCAACTCAATGCTGTAGAAAACAAAGCACTTACAAtagataacaaccatccaaacaagctcgAACGCCACGCCTAAGCTTTGAttaatcaaaaataatattatatagaACCACCCAGGCTAATCGAAGTTTCGAGTTTGAGCATTGAAACTGAATAATTTCCTTATAGTCATGCATCTAATCCGAGACAAATTCAAATTAATCAGGTGACTTTTTGACACTGGAATATAAATAAGATAATGGTACTCTTGTGAATAAAAAAATATGGAACTCTCGTGACTTTCCAAACAACTCAAGATTCTGGTAGAAAGCTCTAGTCTACAGGCAGAGTAAAATAGGCAAGAAAGAACCAATTAACGAAATTCTGTCATAGAATGAGGGAAGAAATTTATTCATATAATCCAAAGAAGAGCCATAAGTATAATCCTTACAACATAACAAAATGTAAAACCACTAACAACATGGCCTGAGTGTCCCAAAGAAGCAATAAAGTGCAGATTCTGATTCAAAAATTCATTCTTCAAACTGGAGTCTGAATCTTCACTATGTATTATGCTATCTTGTTCACATTGTTTTACTCCTTCTGGTACATGCCTTGTTGACATTAACTCGAGAGACGAGCATAGATTCATATTACCTGAAGCTCGAAAACGACTCCTTAATTTGTCATAGAACCTTGTTGAAAATTCAAGTTTCCCTGTGAAATCATTTCCATCAAGATACAAAGCATAAATAGTTGGCATTCTATCAAATTTCAATAGAATATTTCCCGAAAGACTATTATTGCTGAGGCTGAGAAATCTCAGCTTCTTCATTTCTGTCATTGAATTTGGTATGTTCCCTTTCAATCCCATGTTGGAAAGATCCAGGATTTCCAAGTTTTTCAGCTTCTGCCATTGAATTGTTGTAACATAATCACCTATTGGATTGTTAGATAGCACAAGTTCTTTTAAAGAAATCATTTCTTGAATTATCTTTGGCAAACCCCCTGAAAATTTGTTATGGCTGAGATCAAGCAGTGTTACACTCTTTAGACCTCCTATTTCTCTAGGTAATTTTCCATCAAATAAATTGTTGCTCAAATCAAGCTTTATAAGTGAAGTCAAATTACCAAAAGTCACAGGTAATGAACCAGATAGAAAATTCCTGTTGGTGTCAAATATTAAAAGATTTGTCAATTTTCCTAGACTAGCAGGAATTGGACCTTCAAAACTGTTTCCTGAAAGAACGAGGCGCACTAATTTTATTAAGCCGCCTAAAGCTTCTGGTATTTCTCCTTTGAGTCTATTTTCCACCAGCACCAAAGATTGAAGATTCTTAAGGTTGCCAAAACTGGTGGGAATTGTCCCAGTTAGACTAGGATTTGATCGAAACTCTAACGATTCAAGGCTGTTTGCAAGACTATTCCAATTTGATGTGGGAATTGTAATTGGTTTGTGGTGAGATGAGAGAAAGCAATTTGAGAAGGAAAGTCTTTTTAGATGCTTGAGCTTGAATAAGTCTTCTCTGAACTCTGCAGCTGGGGAGCAGCTAAGGGAGTTGTCATATACTTGTCCGATACTTAAATCTGTTATGTGCCAGAAGCCATTAGAGAAATCACATGATACACCCTGTGGATAAGAGTTAAAACAAGCTATCTTAGAGCTAATACATTTATATATGATCTAATTAAGGAAGATGCTTCATGTTTTCCAAGCTTATAAGTTAAGTCGGTTTCTGGTAAATTAGTCGTTGCGGAATAGAGTTTAACTATATACACTAGCAATGTAAAACAATTCATACACTACCAAGATATATGACAAGTAATTCTCAATGAAACGTGAGATTAATAACCTGAAAAATAAAATAGCTTACATGCCATAAAAGGACAGCTCGATGGCAGGGTCCGGGTaagggtcggaccacaagggtctaacGTATGTAGTcttatcctgcatttctgcaagagactatttccacggctcgaacccgcgACCTCCTGGTCATATGGCAACAACTTTATCAGTTACGCCAAAGCATAACTTACATGTCATAACATGAATGataatgtaaaaattatttacatgttagagtatataagttaaatctttAATTTTATAAGGAATTAGAAGTGAACTCAAAAAAGgctttatatgtatatatatatatatatatatatatatatatatatatatatatatatatcaaaattacTATATTAAATCTTGAATATCCTTAGTGAAGTTACTACTTAGCTACTGGATAGAAATTGGAAAGCTACCTAATTACACAGACACTCAAATCACACTGTTTgcgaatcaacaacaacaacaaatctagTATATTCcaacaagtggggtctgaggagggtgaGATGTATGCAGCCTTACCGGCAAAGAGGCTGTTTTAGATAGCTCCGACAATTTGGTAAAGTCTTGGTTCTCACTAATGACAATATTTATTTAcgaaaatggttttaaaaaatCCATACATGGCTGTCTCATACTCTACTGAGTGCTGAAGCAACCCTTTTTAACTTGTGTAGTCTGAACTAGCATTATTGTTTTATTGATTTCCAATTAGAACAAATAACTAAAATTAAGGTAAAATTATACTACTAGAACTAGCTAGTAAATCATAAGTTTAATACCTCTATTGTTGTCCAGCCACAAGGATCAGGGTAAAGATATGAACCATTCCATTCATTTCCAACAAAACCTTGAATTGCAGAATACAAGGCCTCTTTCTCATATTTCTCCATTGGAGCTCCCGAAGCATCTGCTGCACCCTTGTACATAATATACACCCCAACAAGGACAAATTGGAGAAACATAATCTgaattttgataatgaagttATTCATTGATAATTCAGGATAGCCAAGAATAAGCAGATAAGAAACTGAAGAGTGCGAAATTTTTTTTTAGTTGTGGACTTCCATGAAAAAGACAAACAGATcccaagaaaaataaagaatCGAACAGAAAGAAAATGGTTCAGTCTGTGAATCTCTGAATCTGCTGCGAAACTTGTAATGAATATAAAGAAAGGTAGAGGTTAGAGCGAAGGAGCACAGAGGATATGAAATTGTCCTGTTTTTGTAGTAATTTATTGCTCCAGCAGTAAAGTTAGAGGAAAAAGTAGAATAACAACAAAGGACAGAAGATCTACAAAGCCAAGCCAAGTACAAAATGAAACGGTTCTCGAGGCTGAAAAGGCGTAGATAgcaataataatcataataataactaaaataaCAGAGCAGGCAGAAGTGAAAAGGAGATATGAAGAAATGAGCTTTTTAAATTCAGCCAAAACATAGATATAGTTAAACTTTAAAAAAAGGTTTTAGTCTTTTAGTCGCTGTGCTGAAATATAATTTTTGGACATGCACTtcatttgaaaagaatttaaagttgTGTGTGGAAGAAATTTTTTTCATCAGGCCAGTTTTTGGAACTTGAAaaacaaattcaattttttttcaaaaactgaccatgaacaaataatatttttaatttttttttgaaaaaagaaatattaaaaATCTATTCCAAATGGGAAGTTAATGAAGGATTTGTGCTTTGAAATGGGATTAGGGTTTTGAAGGGAACCAGCTTAACGTCATTGGAGTCTGGACCAGTAACCAGTTTCCATGCAGATTGCAGAAACGAGCTAATGCTTTCTTGTGATGCATGTTAGAATATTTGattattctttttctttcctcCTTTATTTCCGTATTTGTaagtattttaaatttttttttaatatccgATTTATATTGCTACTTATTGTCAGTATCACTTCATTATCatattatcttgttgttgttactgtctTCTTTCATACCTCCTATACTGCCGTATTTCTTTTTCATCACTATTGTGGATATGAAATCTTGAACTGGGGGTCTATTGGAAAGAACCTCTCTACCGTCACAAAATAGAAATAAAGTATtcgtacacactatcctctccAGATCTCACTGTATGGAATTGCACTagatatattattgttgttgtttcctcctttatttcttttatcattagGCATAGGACTTATAGTATCTCTTTCATGGCCGACTCTAACTATAGCTAGTAAGGCTTATGCCTTTGGCTCCCAAATTTGTGGGGGCCCATTCTTTAGAAGTTTATATGTATTTTAAAATTGTTAAGggaaattttacaattataagatAATAATTTAAttgatatacttaatcaaataaaaagacTTAAGTCTTTTCCAAatgcttatagaataatgttaatgATTCCTATAACAATTACCTTATTGGaaagaagtttttcaaaattaaagtcGATATAATCTTATTTAAGATCAATAATTTTTTAAGAAAGATTAATTAAGTCGGGTACATTATGATCAATTGAAAAGTAATTATTAGAAAAAATCGACtataaaaaatttattaacaATGTTGCAtttcaaaaggaaagaaaataaacttcaaataaaaatatgtattataaatctttttaaaattttatgccTCACATTAAATTTTGATTTTAGGCCACATATGTACTTGAGCCGCCCATGATCTCTTTTTCTTCACTGTTACTCTACCCTACTATTCCCTCCAATGTTTAAAGCAGCTCTCCTACTTAGATAAATGAAGTGTGATAGTATATGTTGATTAGGTGGAGTATTATTGCAGATTAATTAGATTTGAGCTAAGTCTGACAATATGCATAATAGTATGACTAGACTTGGGGCTATAAAGCTTTTTAGAGGAGGCTATGTAATATAAAGATCAAATAATGGGTaatcttcaattttatttttattactttaaAGGGATTTCCTTTTTGAGTTTAACTAGACTAATGCTATGGAAGATCATTTCCACTGTCAAAGTCATCTAAAAGATATTTATAATTAAGTGGCCGTCTAGAAAAAGAGGGATTAGTAATTTAGATTGTAAAACAGATTATAGATTATGTGCTACGTACAATGTGTTAAAATATATTGAtagtataaaaaaaatttatacttgtaaatttatataaattaaatcctttttttcttttagggTAGCATAGGGGGTGGTAGATTATTGAAGGATTCCTCTGCTCTACTTGTTTGGTTTATAGTATAAAGTGCTGTATTTATCAGCTTCACCACTTGTTGCAATGAAAAATCAAAAGTCAACACCTATGCGAAGAAGCTACTCAGAAAGCTTTGTGTGGACTGTGTGGACCACAGCGTGGCATAAGAAAACCAATTAAGAAGCTATGAATTAGAAAAGTGGGCTTTCAGCCCATACCATTTTGCTACTTTAGCAGAAAATGACCAAGCAAATAGCAAGTCCAAAATGTACCCAGTTTCTTTCTTGTGCTATAGTATTGGACCATTAAATTCTTCTTTTTCAGTTttgtaatcgaaatttagtcattttttcaTGTAAATATATAATTGAACGAAAATATCCTTAAAATTCATAaaaattctagcataatatgcagGAAATTTAAATGGAGGAGCTTCATaatccatcatattatgctggaattttcgtgctgaagttccaacataatatgcgggaagtttatacgcatgagctctataatccagcatattatgctggaactttccgtgtttcaGTAAAacagtggctatttttcaatgactttataAATACTAGCTATTCTTCGATTACCAATCCGAAAACTAGCTAGCTCGTGCTATTCTTACTCCTCCTAAGATAAGGAAAAGAAGTGCCAGTAAAAAGAGTAAATTACCTGACGAGTTACTAGTTAGTATCTTGAGACAATCATACTTGAATGACAAACGCTAGAGCCATTTGTCCTGTTAAATCTTTTTTTTCCCCATTTTTCTAGTCACACTTAAACGGGTAGAGTCTGTTAAATATTTCAGAAAGATCAAAATTGCTCACTTTTGATACACTTAAAGGATCAAAACTGTTCAAGAGTTTATTTAAGAGACTATTTTAAACTTACCCCAAATATAAGAGACTATTGTTTGACCAAGAAAAATAACTTCTAATTAAAATgattatatttatataataacgGGTTAAACCTGATTAACGATAATATCTCTAGATGTGGATTCTAATAAAATGGCTAACGTTTGGACAGAGATCTAGTAGAGAATCGACAGTAGCATTCAGTATATGTTTCGAAAGATATCTCTATTAATGGAGGAATAACTAGCAATAAATACAACAAATgtcatttaagtaaataggagaaGTGGTCCACCCAATAAACAATGAGCTAGATGATTATTCCTTCTCACAATGATGAGTGACCGACAGATCTTAGAACATTCGaaatattctcggatctgatggaaagtGTGGAATAATATGAGTAAGAATCTTGATAAAAAGGTAGTCTTGTATCTTTACAAGAGAGAGATAATCTTTTAGCAAAGTCTGCTCTTATCGCAATGAATATTACATGCCTCTATTCATTAacttttttcctatttatatgggacata is drawn from Nicotiana tabacum cultivar K326 chromosome 22, ASM71507v2, whole genome shotgun sequence and contains these coding sequences:
- the LOC107767462 gene encoding piriformospora indica-insensitive protein 2-like; the encoded protein is MNNFIIKIQIMFLQFVLVGVYIMYKGAADASGAPMEKYEKEALYSAIQGFVGNEWNGSYLYPDPCGWTTIEGVSCDFSNGFWHITDLSIGQVYDNSLSCSPAAEFREDLFKLKHLKRLSFSNCFLSSHHKPITIPTSNWNSLANSLESLEFRSNPSLTGTIPTSFGNLKNLQSLVLVENRLKGEIPEALGGLIKLVRLVLSGNSFEGPIPASLGKLTNLLIFDTNRNFLSGSLPVTFGNLTSLIKLDLSNNLFDGKLPREIGGLKSVTLLDLSHNKFSGGLPKIIQEMISLKELVLSNNPIGDYVTTIQWQKLKNLEILDLSNMGLKGNIPNSMTEMKKLRFLSLSNNSLSGNILLKFDRMPTIYALYLDGNDFTGKLEFSTRFYDKLRSRFRASGNMNLCSSLELMSTRHVPEGVKQCEQDSIIHSEDSDSSLKNEFLNQNLHFIASLGHSGHVVSGFTFCYVVRIILMALLWII